The following are encoded in a window of Deltaproteobacteria bacterium genomic DNA:
- a CDS encoding radical SAM protein, which yields MSFYEMSFELTNKCNLSCLHCLRDKTDTRSYISVELFDSILKQAKAYSMKHVAFTGGEPTLHPQFSGIIDTAVRYDYTYHFITNAWNFTQVWKMLNDPQHPGRRTKLAGVSISIDGAEEASHDYIRGKGSFKRIMQAVSILRIKGVETSIQMTINKKNFNEIEQMSFLASDLGLKRLFYAHLEPTPPSYDHGLVLSPDQYRDAEQRVEKLKSTLKLEINFSLGHYEPLGFLQCRALTMYAPNVDYKGRLTFCCQLSGYTGSSDESDIIADLNTASLYEAHKLWADAIHKFNVDKIGLIEKGGLSELDHFPCFYCSKYFNKLEWMEKYSDDPWAADYTKARDSRAPAKIPRRAVSGDRRSTIY from the coding sequence ATGTCGTTTTATGAAATGAGTTTTGAGCTTACGAACAAATGCAACTTAAGCTGCCTGCACTGTTTAAGGGATAAAACGGATACAAGAAGCTACATATCTGTTGAGCTCTTCGACAGCATACTTAAACAGGCAAAGGCTTATAGTATGAAGCATGTTGCATTCACGGGCGGAGAGCCCACACTGCATCCGCAGTTCTCCGGTATAATAGATACGGCCGTCCGGTATGATTATACGTACCATTTTATTACAAACGCATGGAATTTCACTCAGGTGTGGAAGATGCTCAACGATCCTCAGCACCCGGGCAGGCGCACGAAACTCGCGGGGGTTTCCATTTCTATAGACGGGGCAGAAGAAGCATCGCATGACTACATAAGGGGCAAAGGCTCTTTCAAGCGGATAATGCAGGCTGTCAGCATACTCAGGATAAAGGGTGTAGAAACGAGCATTCAGATGACCATAAACAAAAAGAACTTTAATGAAATAGAACAAATGTCATTTTTAGCATCCGACCTGGGTTTAAAAAGGCTCTTCTATGCACACCTCGAGCCAACGCCGCCGTCATACGATCACGGCTTAGTACTCTCACCGGACCAGTACAGGGATGCAGAACAACGGGTTGAAAAGCTCAAAAGTACACTAAAACTCGAGATAAACTTTTCGCTGGGGCATTATGAACCTCTCGGTTTCCTGCAGTGCAGGGCACTCACCATGTACGCTCCGAACGTGGATTATAAAGGCAGGCTTACGTTCTGCTGCCAGCTTTCGGGCTATACGGGTTCTTCCGATGAATCCGATATTATTGCGGATCTAAACACGGCAAGCTTATACGAGGCGCACAAATTATGGGCTGATGCTATACACAAATTTAATGTTGATAAAATAGGGCTCATAGAAAAAGGCGGGCTCTCGGAGCTTGATCATTTCCCATGCTTTTACTGCTCCAAATATTTTAACAAGCTTGAATGGATGGAGAAGTACAGTGACGATCCGTGGGCGGCAGACTACACAAAAGCAAGAGACAGCCGTGCTCCGGCGAAAATACCTCGCAGGGCAGTTTCCGGGGACAGGCGGTCTACTATTTATTAA
- a CDS encoding (Fe-S)-binding protein, translating to MNFNIHDEYNKCVKCGKCRSVCPVFKELNDEGASARGKVTIIQALLEQNIEPSARSKLFISQCLLCEACVSVCPNDVRTDLLILSAREMLVGKLGFDYTELSITKFGFSKTGLSFKLIHIAEKFAGKEISTRSGIFYRIPSNRLIPGIKQKAFSSSEQNIYKHRTKTGFFTGCLIDYVYHDIAADSIKLMRASDITPFIPDEQACCGLPAFSLGDRAAAKKQAEAVMDMFKDTELIVTACASCGSMLKNYYPVLFNNEKNAVEFSKRVKDITEVIDEAKINKGSDTAAVTYHDPCHLKRGMGIHKQPRNLIKKAGMEIVEMKDADRCCGLGGAFGIKHHGLSLNISEKKINSIRETNVDIVATGCPGCMINISTTAAGYGADIKVLHTVNLLAGALTNK from the coding sequence ATGAACTTTAATATCCATGATGAGTATAACAAATGCGTAAAGTGCGGTAAATGCAGGTCGGTTTGCCCGGTTTTCAAAGAACTGAACGATGAGGGGGCTTCTGCAAGGGGAAAGGTAACGATTATTCAGGCACTGCTTGAACAAAACATTGAGCCGTCTGCGAGATCAAAGCTTTTTATATCCCAGTGCCTCTTGTGTGAAGCATGCGTTTCCGTTTGTCCGAACGACGTTAGAACCGATTTGCTTATCTTATCTGCAAGGGAAATGCTTGTCGGGAAACTGGGGTTTGATTATACCGAACTAAGCATTACTAAATTTGGTTTCTCAAAAACGGGTTTAAGCTTCAAGCTGATCCATATTGCAGAAAAATTTGCTGGCAAAGAAATAAGCACGCGATCGGGCATATTCTACCGCATTCCTTCGAACCGCCTGATCCCCGGGATCAAACAAAAGGCATTCTCCAGTTCAGAACAAAACATCTATAAACACAGAACAAAAACGGGGTTCTTTACCGGATGCCTTATAGATTATGTTTATCATGATATCGCAGCGGATTCCATAAAGCTTATGCGTGCCTCGGACATCACGCCGTTTATCCCGGATGAACAGGCCTGCTGCGGCTTACCAGCTTTCAGTTTAGGAGACAGGGCGGCTGCAAAAAAGCAGGCTGAGGCTGTTATGGACATGTTCAAGGATACAGAGCTCATAGTAACCGCGTGTGCATCGTGCGGATCAATGTTAAAAAACTATTATCCGGTACTCTTTAATAATGAAAAGAATGCGGTTGAGTTCTCGAAGAGGGTGAAAGATATAACAGAGGTCATAGACGAGGCAAAGATAAATAAGGGTTCGGATACGGCGGCCGTAACATACCATGATCCGTGCCATCTTAAACGGGGCATGGGCATTCATAAACAGCCAAGAAACCTGATCAAAAAAGCGGGGATGGAGATCGTGGAGATGAAAGATGCGGACAGGTGCTGCGGTCTCGGAGGTGCATTCGGCATAAAACATCACGGCCTGTCTCTCAATATATCGGAAAAAAAGATAAACAGTATAAGGGAGACTAATGTGGATATTGTTGCAACAGGCTGTCCGGGCTGCATGATAAACATATCAACCACAGCTGCCGGGTACGGGGCAGACATAAAGGTTCTGCACACGGTCAACCTGCTTGCCGGGGCTCTAACCAATAAATGA
- a CDS encoding glycoside hydrolase family 99-like domain-containing protein — MKRLTWLLIVLLILVYQGCSGNVPVMQHPEVLAFFYPWYGTPFFSGQWRHWNEAGHDPDITNALGFRDIGTTDYPYPDVYDSTDELRIEWQFELANRAGINGFIVSWWGINSFEDDALKKIFEVAQDTNTPPKIAIYYEIVPGLNIGNVISDITYIKENYFGMKNYLKYNGKPVIFVYGRAIFPALWCTGNCPSNTPDVINWSSVIHKFPDVIFIGDAMSYFLTSYSVPQLKNMGFQGIHIYNPLLDIQSGANMANAYKGFTELAKQDGLLSALTVIPGYNDSNIGRTITSVVDRNNGALYTALVNDALKASPAPNWILITTFNEWHEGTEIEPSYQYMEQYIDLTKTLFN, encoded by the coding sequence ATGAAGAGGTTGACGTGGCTGTTGATAGTTTTGCTGATACTTGTATATCAAGGCTGCAGCGGCAATGTGCCAGTAATGCAGCATCCAGAGGTTTTAGCTTTCTTTTATCCTTGGTATGGAACCCCTTTCTTTAGTGGGCAATGGAGACACTGGAACGAGGCAGGGCATGATCCTGATATTACTAATGCCCTTGGATTTAGAGATATCGGCACAACGGATTACCCATATCCCGATGTGTATGACTCAACAGATGAATTAAGAATAGAATGGCAGTTTGAGCTTGCAAATCGCGCAGGGATAAACGGTTTTATCGTTTCATGGTGGGGGATAAACAGTTTTGAGGATGATGCCCTAAAAAAGATATTTGAAGTAGCTCAAGATACTAATACACCGCCCAAGATAGCTATTTATTATGAGATTGTACCGGGACTAAATATAGGTAATGTAATCAGCGATATTACTTATATAAAAGAAAACTATTTTGGGATGAAAAACTATCTGAAGTATAATGGAAAGCCTGTGATATTTGTATACGGCAGGGCGATTTTCCCTGCATTATGGTGCACAGGAAACTGTCCATCTAATACGCCGGATGTGATAAACTGGAGTTCTGTAATTCACAAATTCCCTGATGTTATTTTTATTGGTGATGCCATGTCTTATTTTTTAACTTCTTATAGTGTCCCGCAGTTAAAAAACATGGGCTTTCAGGGTATTCATATATACAATCCGCTCCTGGATATACAGTCTGGAGCCAATATGGCTAATGCATATAAAGGATTTACAGAACTTGCAAAACAGGATGGGCTACTGTCTGCACTTACAGTAATCCCTGGATATAATGATTCAAATATCGGTAGAACTATAACTTCTGTCGTAGACAGGAACAATGGAGCCTTATATACCGCGCTTGTGAATGATGCTTTAAAAGCATCGCCAGCACCTAACTGGATTCTAATAACAACCTTTAATGAATGGCATGAAGGTACTGAGATAGAACCCAGTTATCAATACATGGAACAATACATAGATCTCACTAAAACATTGTTTAATTAA
- a CDS encoding transposase translates to MYETVEELDTSGIENKYGELGQNTYHPRILLKLLLYGYTTVVRSGRKIAARYESDTAYMYLAEMYQAILGQHGNRLLKNSS, encoded by the coding sequence GTGTATGAGACGGTAGAGGAATTGGATACCTCAGGTATAGAAAATAAATACGGTGAATTAGGACAAAACACCTATCATCCCAGGATACTACTAAAGCTACTTTTATATGGATATACAACAGTGGTGCGAAGCGGGCGTAAGATAGCTGCACGATACGAAAGTGATACGGCATACATGTATCTTGCGGAGATGTACCAGGCAATTCTCGGTCAGCATGGAAACAGGCTGTTGAAAAACTCCTCTTAA
- a CDS encoding phosphoglucomutase/phosphomannomutase family protein — translation MDDVIRFGTSGFRGIIASDFNFKTLDAAVRAIADYAGSHPLNTPPRLIVGYDPRFMGEVFAKRSAELLAANGIDVLLTMRDTPTPVLSYYVIKHGLDGAVNITASHNPPAYTGIKFTPSWGGPAMPEETKKIETLANHYLREGLFRQNAGRTGRIEYIDPMSGYIDGLTDMIDFDIITKANLKIAVDPLYGAGRGYMRSICDTYGIKCVSIHEARDPYFGGGAPDPEETHLAELIKILKEDETIALGTATDGDADRFGIVDRGGKFISPNYVLAVLSEYTLSTRDYEGGLGRSIATTHLMDRIARQHQREIYETPVGFKYIGKLLTEEKIVFGGEESGGLSIAGHVPEKDGILAGLLVLEAVSRRNKSVGFLIEDVYKMVGTLYSARKDIELSEHSAANARALMENPAKLVDALKPVNIDRTDGLKFLLEGGAWLLLRLSGTEPVIRIYAEGRRIEEADRFIKKVEEILSHA, via the coding sequence ATGGATGATGTGATCAGGTTTGGTACTTCAGGATTCAGAGGCATTATCGCGTCAGATTTTAACTTTAAGACTCTTGATGCTGCTGTCCGTGCAATAGCGGATTATGCGGGATCTCATCCGCTCAATACACCCCCGCGGCTTATAGTCGGGTACGATCCAAGATTCATGGGCGAGGTGTTTGCAAAAAGGTCTGCAGAACTGCTTGCGGCAAACGGTATCGACGTCCTGCTGACAATGAGGGATACACCCACGCCGGTGCTTTCGTACTATGTCATAAAACATGGGCTCGATGGTGCCGTAAACATAACGGCGAGCCATAATCCGCCCGCATACACAGGGATCAAATTCACACCGTCCTGGGGCGGTCCTGCGATGCCGGAGGAAACAAAAAAGATAGAGACGCTTGCAAACCATTATCTCAGGGAAGGGCTGTTCCGGCAAAACGCCGGAAGGACCGGCAGAATCGAGTATATTGATCCAATGTCCGGGTATATCGACGGATTAACGGACATGATCGATTTCGATATAATTACAAAAGCCAATCTCAAGATAGCCGTAGATCCCTTATACGGGGCCGGCAGAGGCTACATGAGATCCATATGCGATACCTATGGCATAAAATGCGTTTCAATACATGAAGCGAGGGACCCTTATTTTGGAGGCGGCGCACCCGATCCTGAAGAGACCCATCTGGCAGAACTGATAAAGATTCTAAAAGAAGATGAGACGATTGCACTCGGCACTGCAACGGACGGCGATGCAGACAGGTTTGGTATCGTGGACAGGGGCGGCAAATTCATTTCGCCGAATTACGTTCTGGCCGTTTTATCGGAATACACACTTTCAACGAGGGATTACGAGGGCGGTCTCGGCAGGTCTATCGCAACAACCCATCTTATGGACAGGATAGCGCGCCAGCATCAAAGAGAAATCTATGAAACACCCGTAGGCTTTAAGTACATCGGTAAACTGTTAACGGAGGAAAAAATCGTGTTCGGCGGCGAAGAAAGCGGCGGCCTTTCCATCGCAGGGCACGTACCGGAGAAGGACGGCATTCTTGCGGGGCTGCTTGTACTCGAAGCCGTGTCAAGGAGGAATAAATCCGTTGGTTTTCTTATAGAAGACGTTTATAAAATGGTTGGTACCTTATACTCGGCAAGAAAGGACATTGAACTCAGCGAACACAGCGCTGCAAATGCACGCGCACTTATGGAAAATCCTGCCAAACTTGTAGATGCACTTAAACCCGTAAACATCGATAGAACGGATGGACTTAAATTTTTGCTCGAAGGCGGTGCATGGCTGCTTTTAAGGCTGTCCGGCACAGAGCCCGTGATCCGCATATACGCGGAGGGGAGGCGTATAGAAGAAGCAGACCGGTTTATAAAAAAGGTAGAAGAGATATTAAGCCATGCTTAA